From a single Glycine soja cultivar W05 chromosome 19, ASM419377v2, whole genome shotgun sequence genomic region:
- the LOC114400697 gene encoding uncharacterized protein LOC114400697: MKNSQSTQELQSPAQASRESQSEQPKNHTTDAPVTDSVSASASSNDSKKISRQDIDLVQNLIERCLQLYMNKDEVVKTLFARAKIDPGFTTLVWQKLEEENTDFFRAYYIRLKLKRQILLFNHLLEHQYHMMKYPLPTKIPLAPIQNGVHPMPVNNLPMGYPVLQKSSIPAAGQPHLDSMGSGISSCHVVNGVLASSNSHPIRISGNGMVMDHSAPVIPPNSAMSSLSEMPVSPTSVASNGHFPFTPSEISGMGTDTSILDTAFTSDVASSVGLQLAPDNGTGISRSLDQIQWNFSLSDLTADLSNLGDLGALGNYPGSPFMQSDSDILLESSDQKDIVDDFFANTEPPGSPSDEEKS, translated from the exons ATGAAGAACTCCCAG AGCACACAAGAATTACAGTCCCCGGCTCAAGCATCTCGTGAATCACAGAGTGAACAACCAAAAAATCACACTACTGATGCTCCTGTTACTGATTCGgtttcagcatctgcttcaagCAATGATAGCAAAAAAATTTCACGGCAGGATATAGATCTT gtacaaaatttaatagaaaGGTGCCTAcaattatatatgaataaagATGAAGTGGTCAAAACACTCTTCGCTCGGGCAAAGATAGATCCTGGATTTACAACTCTGG taTGGCAGAAGCTGGAAGAGGAGAACACTGATTTCTTTAGGGCCTACTATATCAGGCTAAAATTAAAAAGGCAAATACTTTTGTTCAATCATTTGCTTGAGCATCAGTATCATATGATGAAGTATCCCTTGCCTACAAAGATTCCACTGGCTCCCATACAGAATGGAGTCCATCCAATGCCTG TCAACAACCTACCTATGGGATACCCTGTGCTACAGAAGTCTTCCATTCCTGCAGCTGGTCAACCACATCTTGACTCCATGGGTAGTGGTATATCAAGTTGTCATGTAGTTAATGGAGTCCTGGCATCAAGCAACTCCCATCCCATTAGAATTTCCGGGAATGG TATGGTGATGGACCACAGTGCTCCTGTTATTCCACCAAATAGTGCGATGTCATCCTTGTCAGAAATGCCAGTGAGTCCGACATCAGTAGCATCCAATGGTCATTTCCCCTTCACTCCATCAGAAATATCAGGAATGGGCACCGATACATCTATCCTTGATACGGCATTCACATCTGATGTGGCAAGCTCCGTAGGACTTCAACTTGCACCGGACAATGGCACGGGGATTTCCAGATCCCTGGATCAAATTCAGTGGAATTTTAGTCTATCTGACTTAACAGCAGATTTGTCAAACTTGGGAG ATCTAGGAGCTCTAGGAAACTATCCTGGTTCACCATTTATGCAGTCTGATTCAGATATTTTGCTTGAATCATCGGATCAAAAGGACATAG tggaTGACTTCTTTGCTAATACAGAGCCCCCAGGTTCTCCGTCAGACGAGGAGAAATCTTAA